A part of Rattus rattus isolate New Zealand chromosome 4, Rrattus_CSIRO_v1, whole genome shotgun sequence genomic DNA contains:
- the LOC116899597 gene encoding 40S ribosomal protein S15-like — translation MAEVEQKKKRTFRKFTYRGVDLDQLLDMSCEQLMQLYSARQRRRLNRGLRRKQHSLLKRLRKAKKEAPPMEKPEVVKTHLRDMIILPEMVGSMVGVYNGKTFNQVEIKPEMIGHYLGEFSITYKPVKHGRPGIGATHSSRFIPLK, via the coding sequence ATGGCCGAAGTGGAGCAGAAGAAGAAGCGAACCTTCCGCAAGTTCACCTACCGTGGCGTGGACCTCGACCAGCTGCTGGACATGTCCTGTGAGCAGCTGATGCAGTTGTACAGCGCCCGGCAGAGACGGCGCCTGAACCGAGGCCTGCGGAGGAAGCAGCACTCACTGCTCAAGCGCTTGAGGAAGGCCAAGAAGGAGGCGCCACCCATGGAGAAGCCGGAGGTCGTGAAGACCCACCTTAGGGACATGATCATTCTGCCCGAGATGGTCGGCAGCATGGTGGGCGTGTACAACGGCAAGACTTTCAACCAGGTGGAGATCAAACCCGAAATGATCGGCCACTACCTGGGTGAGTTCTCCATCACCTACAAGCCTGTGAAGCACGGCCGGCCCGGCATTGGCGCCACCCACTCCTCCCGATTTATCCCCCTCAAGTAG